A genomic region of Elaeis guineensis isolate ETL-2024a chromosome 9, EG11, whole genome shotgun sequence contains the following coding sequences:
- the LOC105051915 gene encoding LOW QUALITY PROTEIN: GRAS family protein RAM1 (The sequence of the model RefSeq protein was modified relative to this genomic sequence to represent the inferred CDS: inserted 3 bases in 3 codons), whose product MQEDTGEEMLSLNLGISSTWCSSTTKKRKRRDETNVISCGALTHDVLERKFFGLLQRRERMLRLXPRRNGLEDGEGLQLIHMLLASATAVDANNMSSAINALHELYQHVSTSGXPIQRVAAYFADGLAARLLTKSSPFYQTIMAQPAPEEEFLAFTELYKASPFYQFAHFTANQAIMEAFEEEEEHNGRSLHVIDFDVSYGFQWPSLIQSLSDKATRSKPISLXITGIGGSIEELRETEMRLVNFTKGCDNLQMKFEGLLRGSARSDFKIEKNATLVVNLVFYLQNLRSSSEISDVLMGLYSLNPSLVIVVEKEGGQRPCTFLSRFMESLHYYAAMFDSLNDCLPAESTERLKIEKNHLGREIKIAMTEEEKEEEKHLKFERLDTWKGKMESFGFEEIKLSSRSVGQAKLLLKIKSHLSTIEHDGVRGFRILGRDEGQAISLGWQDRHLTTVSAWHCVRSPITHLDAVCSWPNVSSLRLQ is encoded by the exons atgcaagaagatactgGAGAAGAGATGCTGAGTCTAAACTTGGGTATTAGTAGCACTTGGTGTTCGAGCACtacgaagaagaggaagagaagagatgaaactaacgtTATCTCTTGCGGTGCCTTAACGCACGACGTCCTAGAGAGAAAGTTCTTCGGGTTGCTTCAAAGGAGGGAGAGGATGTTAAGAT GTCCCAGAAGGAATGGGTTGGAGGATGGAGAGGGCCTGCAATTGATTCATATGCTTCTCGCGTCTGCCACCGCGGTTGACGCAAACAACATGAGCTCAGCCATCAACGCCTTGCATGAATTGTACCAGCACGTCTCGACGAGTG ATCCAATCCAACGGGTTGCAGCCTACTTTGCCGATGGCTTGGCTGCTAGGCTTCTAACAAAGAGCTCTCCTTTCTACCAAACAATCATGGCCCAGCCTGCACCAGAAGAAGAGTTCTTGGCCTTCACTGAACTCTACAAGGCTTCTCCTTTCTACCAATTTGCTCATTTCACCGCCAACCAAGCAATAATGGAGGCgttcgaggaggaggaggagcataaTGGAAGAAGCTTGcatgtgatagattttgatgTGTCGTATGGATTCCAGTGGCCTTCTTTAATCCAATCACTTTCTGATAAAGCCACAAGAAGCAAGCCTATCTCTC GAATTACTGGAATCGGTGGAAGCATCGAGGAACTCAGAGAAACTGAAATGAGGCTTGTCAACTTCACAAAAGGCTGTGATAACTTGCAAATGAAATTTGAAGGGCTGCTGAGAGGTTCAGCACGTAGTGATTTTAAGATCGAAAAGAATGCGACTCTCGTCGTAAACTTGGTTTTTTACCTGCAAAACTTGAGGAGCTCTTCTGAGATATCTGATGTATTGATGGGTCTCTACTCATTGAATCCATCTCTGGTGATCGTCGTAGAGAAAGAAGGTGGCCAAAGACCATGTACCTTCTTATCAAGATTTATGGAGTCTTTACATTATTATGCAGCCATGTTCGATTCGCTGAATGACTGCCTTCCTGCTGAAAGCACTGAGAGGCTAAAAATTGAGAAGAACCATCTGGGTAGAGAGATCAAGATTGCCATGACtgaagaggagaaggaagaggaaaAGCATCTGAAGTTTGAGAGGTTGGATACATGGAAGGGAAAGATGGAGAGCTTCGGGTTCGAAGAAATAAAGTTGAGTTCAAGGTCTGTGGGCCAAGCAAAGCTTCTCCTGAAGATTAAGAGTCACCTGTCAACCATAGAGCATGATGGTGTCCGTGGGTTTCGAATTCTTGGGAGAGATGAAGGGCAGGCAATATCTTTAGGATGGCAAGACCGGCATCTAACAACAGTCTCTGCATGGCACTGCGTACGGTCACCCATCACTCACTTGGATGCAGTTTGTAGCTGGCCAAATGTTTCCAGCCTCCGTCTACAGTAA